In Dromiciops gliroides isolate mDroGli1 chromosome 4, mDroGli1.pri, whole genome shotgun sequence, one DNA window encodes the following:
- the LOC122754886 gene encoding olfactory receptor 2T27-like, which translates to MKEIEDMERRNETLNTGFILLGLFPGMKHVSFLVFIILLIYLVALTANTSLILLIWVDPRLHTPMYFLLSQLAIMDLTLISSTVPKMANDFFLRRTNISHVACGTQIFFFLTLGIAECILLTLMSYDRYVAICNPLRYPIIMSQRACIQMTCVSWLGGALISLVHTAYVMHFPICGSRKIPHFLCEVMAILKITCEDTSSYEKAVVVTSIVVLLLPLSFILSSYTLIFLNVLRMNSPKGRNKALATCSSHLTVVSLYYGPAIVVYMRPSYYHSPRIDQVLFVLGAILTPMMNPLIYSLRNKEVVGALKKNLGQCLTRNRCRTIKLIQSKW; encoded by the exons AGAcatggaaagaaggaatgaaacacTGAATACTGGGTTCATTCTCCTTGGACTCTTCCCGGGCATGAAACATGTCAGCTTCCTTGTTTTTATCATCCTTTTGATATACCTTGTGGCTCTCACTGCAAACACCAGCTTGATTCTTCTGATCTGGGTGGATCCTCGACTCCATACTCCTATGTACTTCCTCCTCAGTCAGCTTGCAATAATGGATTTGACTCTAATCTCTAGCACTGTCCCAAAGATGGCCAATGACTTTTTCTTGAGAAGGACAAATATCTCACATGTTGCTTGTGGTACCCAGATCTTTTTCTTCCTAACCTTAGGAATTGCTGAGTGCATCCTCCTCACCCTCATGTCCTATGACCGATATGTAGCCATCTGTAACCCACTGAGATACCCTATCATCATGAGCCAGAGAGCCTGCATACAAATGACTTGTGTCTCCTGGCTTGGAGGTGCCCTCATTTCTCTTGTTCACACAGCCTATGTCATGCATTTTCCCATCTGTGGTTCCAGGAAAATTCCCCATTTCCTCTGTGAGGTCATGgccattttaaaaattacctgTGAGGATACTTCCTCCTATGAGAAGGCAGTGGTAGTAACAAGCATTGTGGTGCTCCTTCTCCCACTGTCATTCATCCTTTCTTCTTAtactctcattttcctcaatgtCCTCCGCATGAATTCCCCTAAGGGAAGGAACAAAGCCTTGGCCACCTGTTCCTCCCATCTAACTGTGGTGAGTCTCTACTATGGTCCAGCTATTGTAGTCTACATGAGGCCAAGTTACTACCACAGCCCCAGAATAGACCAGGTTCTCTTTGTGCTTGGTGCTATCCTCACTCCTATGATGAATCCCCTCATTTACAGTCTGAGAAACAAGGAAGTTGTAGGAGCACTGAAGAAAAACCTGGGCCAGTGCTTGACTA GAAATAGGTGCAGAACAATTAAGTTAATTCAATCAAAATGGTAG